A DNA window from Drosophila pseudoobscura strain MV-25-SWS-2005 chromosome 2, UCI_Dpse_MV25, whole genome shotgun sequence contains the following coding sequences:
- the Gfat1 gene encoding glutamine--fructose-6-phosphate aminotransferase [isomerizing] 2 isoform X5 yields MCGIFAYLNYLTPKSRLEVLDLLVTGLKRLEYRGYDSTGVAIDSPDSKNIVMVKRTGKVKVLEDAILEHFSGGEYSEPVMTHIGIAHTRWATHGVPCERNSHPHRSDEGNGFVVVHNGIITNYNDVKTFLAKRGYEFESDTDTEVFAKLVHHLWKTHPTYSFRELVEQAILQVEGAFAIAVKSKHFPGECVASRRSSPLLVAIKTKTRLATDHIPILYGKDIRPHGQTRELPVLPRSDSTSEFMPLEEKEVEYFFASDASAVIEHTNRVIYLEDDDVAAVRDGTLSIHRLKKSLDDPHAREITTLKMEIQQIMKGNYDYFMQKEIFEQPDSVVNTMRGRVRFDGNAIVLGGIKDYIPEIKRCRRLMLIGCGTSYHSAVATRQLLEELTELPVMVELASDFLDRNTPIFRDDVCFFISQSGETADTLMALRYCKQRGALIVGITNTVGSSICRESHCGVHINAGPEIGVASTKAYTSQFISLVMFALVMSEDRLSLQQRRLEILQALSNLADQIREVLKLDSKVQELAKDLYQHKSLLIMGRGYNFATCLEGALKVKELTYMHSEGIMAGELKHGPLALVDDSMPVLMIVLRDPVYVKCMNALQQVTSRKGCPVIICEEGDEETKAFSSRHLEIPRTVDCLQGILTVIPMQLLSYHIAVLRGCDVDCPRNLAKSVTVE; encoded by the exons ATGTGCG GAATTTTCGCGTACCTTAATTACTTGACGCCCAAGTCCCGCCTGGAGGTCCTGGATCTGCTGGTCACGGGCTTGAAGCGTCTGGAGTACCGTGGATATGACTCGACAGGCGTTGCCATCGATTCACCGGACAGCAAGAATATTGTGATGGTTAAACGCACGGGCAAGGTTAAGGTTCTGGAGGATGCCATTCTAGAGC ACTTCAGCGGTGGCGAGTACAGTGAGCCGGTGATGACCCACATCGGAATCGCGCACACCCGCTGGGCCACGCACGGCGTGCCTTGTGAGCGAAACTCGCATCCGCACCGGTCAGACGAGGGAAACGGATTCGTCGTGGTCCACAACGGCATCATCACCAACTACAACGACGTGAAGACCTTCCTGGCCAAGCGTGGCTACGAGTTTGAGTCCGACACCGACACGGAGGTGTTCGCCAAGCTGGTGCACCACCTGTGGAAGACGCATCCCACCTACTCGTTCCGTGAGCTGGTCGAGCAGGCTATTCTGCAAGTG GAAGGTGCCTTTGCCATTGCCGTGAAGTCCAAACACTTCCCCGGAGAGTGTGTGGCCTCGCGCAGGAGCTCCCCCCTGCTGGTGGCCATCAAGACAAAGACTCGTCTGGCCACGGATCATATTCCCATTCTATATGGCAAAG ATATTCGTCCTCATGGACAAACTCGTGAATTGCCAGTGTTGCCGCGCTCAGACAGCACCTCAGAGTTCATGCcgctggaggagaaggaggtggaATATTTCTTTGCCTCGGATGCTTCAGCCGTGATTGAGCACACCAACCGGGTCATCTATCTGGAG GACGACGATGTAGCCGCAGTTCGTGACGGTACATTGAGCATCCATCGTCTAAAGAAGAGCCTGGATGATCCGCACGCACGTGAAATTACCACCTTGAAAATGGAGATTCAGCAGATCATGAAAGGAAACTATGACTACTTCATGCAGAAGGAGATCTTCGAGCAGCCGGACTCAGTGGTCAACACAATGCGAGGTCGCGTCCGCTTCGATGGCAACGCAATTGTGCTGGGTGGCATTAAGGACTACATTCCGGAAATCAAGCGCTGTCGTCGCCTTATGCTGATCGGATGTGGAACATCGTACCACAGTGCAGTGGCCACCCGACAGCTGCTTGAGGAGCTGACCGAGCTTCCTGTCATGGTGGAGCTTGCCTCCGACTTCCTGGACCGCAACACGCCCATTTTCCGCGACGATGTGTGCTTTTTCATCTCGCAGTCCGGCGAGACAGCTGACACTCTGATGGCGCTGCGGTACTGCAAGCAGCGAGGAGCTTTGATCGTCGGCATCACGAACACAGTGGGCAGCAGCATCTGTCGCGAATCACACTGCGGCGTGCACATCAATGCCGGTCCGGAAATCGGCGTGGCCTCGACAAAGGCCTACACCTCGCAGTTCATTTCGCTGGTGATGTTCGCGCTGGTCATGTCCGAGGATCGGCTATCGCTGCAGCAGCGTCGCCTCGAGATCTTGCAAGCGTTATCCAATCTCGCAGACCAGATCCGAGAGGTGCTCAAGCTCGACTCCAAGGTTCAAGAACTGGCCAAGGATCTCTACCAGCACAAGTCCCTGCTGATCATGGGCCGCGGCTACAACTTCGCTACCTGCCTAGAGGGCGCTCTG AAAGTGAAGGAACTTACTTACATGCACAGTGAGGGCATCATGGCCGGAGAGTTGAAGCACGGTCCCCTAGCTCTGGTCGACGACTCCATGCCAGTCCTGATGATCGTGCTGCGCGATCCTGTGTACGTCAAGTGCATGAACGCTTTGCAGCAGGTCACCTCTCGCAAGGGCTGCCCGGTGATCATCTGCGAAGAGGGCGATGAGGAGACAAAGGCCTTTTCTTCCCGCCACTTGGAAATTCCTCGCACTGTCGACTGCCTCCAAGGCATCCTCACCGTCATTCCCATGCAACTGCTCTCATATCACATTGCCGTTCTGCGGGGATGCGACGTCGACTGTCCTAGAAACTTGGCCAAGTCTGTGACGGTGGAATAA
- the Gfat1 gene encoding glutamine--fructose-6-phosphate aminotransferase [isomerizing] 2 isoform X8, whose amino-acid sequence MCGIFAYLNYLTPKSRLEVLDLLVTGLKRLEYRGYDSTGVAIDSPDSKNIVMVKRTGKVKVLEDAILEHFSGGEYSEPVMTHIGIAHTRWATHGVPCERNSHPHRSDEGNGFVVVHNGIITNYNDVKTFLAKRGYEFESDTDTEVFAKLVHHLWKTHPTYSFRELVEQAILQVEGAFAIAVKSKHFPGECVASRRSSPLLVAIKTKTRLATDHIPILYGKVLPRSDSTSEFMPLEEKEVEYFFASDASAVIEHTNRVIYLEDDDVAAVRDGTLSIHRLKKSLDDPHAREITTLKMEIQQIMKGNYDYFMQKEIFEQPDSVVNTMRGRVRFDGNAIVLGGIKDYIPEIKRCRRLMLIGCGTSYHSAVATRQLLEELTELPVMVELASDFLDRNTPIFRDDVCFFISQSGETADTLMALRYCKQRGALIVGITNTVGSSICRESHCGVHINAGPEIGVASTKAYTSQFISLVMFALVMSEDRLSLQQRRLEILQALSNLADQIREVLKLDSKVQELAKDLYQHKSLLIMGRGYNFATCLEGALKVKELTYMHSEGIMAGELKHGPLALVDDSMPVLMIVLRDPVYVKCMNALQQVTSRKGCPVIICEEGDEETKAFSSRHLEIPRTVDCLQGILTVIPMQLLSYHIAVLRGCDVDCPRNLAKSVTVE is encoded by the exons ATGTGCG GAATTTTCGCGTACCTTAATTACTTGACGCCCAAGTCCCGCCTGGAGGTCCTGGATCTGCTGGTCACGGGCTTGAAGCGTCTGGAGTACCGTGGATATGACTCGACAGGCGTTGCCATCGATTCACCGGACAGCAAGAATATTGTGATGGTTAAACGCACGGGCAAGGTTAAGGTTCTGGAGGATGCCATTCTAGAGC ACTTCAGCGGTGGCGAGTACAGTGAGCCGGTGATGACCCACATCGGAATCGCGCACACCCGCTGGGCCACGCACGGCGTGCCTTGTGAGCGAAACTCGCATCCGCACCGGTCAGACGAGGGAAACGGATTCGTCGTGGTCCACAACGGCATCATCACCAACTACAACGACGTGAAGACCTTCCTGGCCAAGCGTGGCTACGAGTTTGAGTCCGACACCGACACGGAGGTGTTCGCCAAGCTGGTGCACCACCTGTGGAAGACGCATCCCACCTACTCGTTCCGTGAGCTGGTCGAGCAGGCTATTCTGCAAGTG GAAGGTGCCTTTGCCATTGCCGTGAAGTCCAAACACTTCCCCGGAGAGTGTGTGGCCTCGCGCAGGAGCTCCCCCCTGCTGGTGGCCATCAAGACAAAGACTCGTCTGGCCACGGATCATATTCCCATTCTATATGGCAAAG TGTTGCCGCGCTCAGACAGCACCTCAGAGTTCATGCcgctggaggagaaggaggtggaATATTTCTTTGCCTCGGATGCTTCAGCCGTGATTGAGCACACCAACCGGGTCATCTATCTGGAG GACGACGATGTAGCCGCAGTTCGTGACGGTACATTGAGCATCCATCGTCTAAAGAAGAGCCTGGATGATCCGCACGCACGTGAAATTACCACCTTGAAAATGGAGATTCAGCAGATCATGAAAGGAAACTATGACTACTTCATGCAGAAGGAGATCTTCGAGCAGCCGGACTCAGTGGTCAACACAATGCGAGGTCGCGTCCGCTTCGATGGCAACGCAATTGTGCTGGGTGGCATTAAGGACTACATTCCGGAAATCAAGCGCTGTCGTCGCCTTATGCTGATCGGATGTGGAACATCGTACCACAGTGCAGTGGCCACCCGACAGCTGCTTGAGGAGCTGACCGAGCTTCCTGTCATGGTGGAGCTTGCCTCCGACTTCCTGGACCGCAACACGCCCATTTTCCGCGACGATGTGTGCTTTTTCATCTCGCAGTCCGGCGAGACAGCTGACACTCTGATGGCGCTGCGGTACTGCAAGCAGCGAGGAGCTTTGATCGTCGGCATCACGAACACAGTGGGCAGCAGCATCTGTCGCGAATCACACTGCGGCGTGCACATCAATGCCGGTCCGGAAATCGGCGTGGCCTCGACAAAGGCCTACACCTCGCAGTTCATTTCGCTGGTGATGTTCGCGCTGGTCATGTCCGAGGATCGGCTATCGCTGCAGCAGCGTCGCCTCGAGATCTTGCAAGCGTTATCCAATCTCGCAGACCAGATCCGAGAGGTGCTCAAGCTCGACTCCAAGGTTCAAGAACTGGCCAAGGATCTCTACCAGCACAAGTCCCTGCTGATCATGGGCCGCGGCTACAACTTCGCTACCTGCCTAGAGGGCGCTCTG AAAGTGAAGGAACTTACTTACATGCACAGTGAGGGCATCATGGCCGGAGAGTTGAAGCACGGTCCCCTAGCTCTGGTCGACGACTCCATGCCAGTCCTGATGATCGTGCTGCGCGATCCTGTGTACGTCAAGTGCATGAACGCTTTGCAGCAGGTCACCTCTCGCAAGGGCTGCCCGGTGATCATCTGCGAAGAGGGCGATGAGGAGACAAAGGCCTTTTCTTCCCGCCACTTGGAAATTCCTCGCACTGTCGACTGCCTCCAAGGCATCCTCACCGTCATTCCCATGCAACTGCTCTCATATCACATTGCCGTTCTGCGGGGATGCGACGTCGACTGTCCTAGAAACTTGGCCAAGTCTGTGACGGTGGAATAA
- the Gfat1 gene encoding glutamine--fructose-6-phosphate aminotransferase [isomerizing] 2 isoform X7, with the protein MCGIFAYLNYLTPKSRLEVLDLLVTGLKRLEYRGYDSTGVAIDSPDSKNIVMVKRTGKVKVLEDAILEHFSGGEYSEPVMTHIGIAHTRWATHGVPCERNSHPHRSDEGNGFVVVHNGIITNYNDVKTFLAKRGYEFESDTDTEVFAKLVHHLWKTHPTYSFRELVEQAILQVEGAFAIAVKSKHFPGECVASRRSSPLLVAIKTKTRLATDHIPILYGKDPDSGKPQVLPRSDSTSEFMPLEEKEVEYFFASDASAVIEHTNRVIYLEDDDVAAVRDGTLSIHRLKKSLDDPHAREITTLKMEIQQIMKGNYDYFMQKEIFEQPDSVVNTMRGRVRFDGNAIVLGGIKDYIPEIKRCRRLMLIGCGTSYHSAVATRQLLEELTELPVMVELASDFLDRNTPIFRDDVCFFISQSGETADTLMALRYCKQRGALIVGITNTVGSSICRESHCGVHINAGPEIGVASTKAYTSQFISLVMFALVMSEDRLSLQQRRLEILQALSNLADQIREVLKLDSKVQELAKDLYQHKSLLIMGRGYNFATCLEGALKVKELTYMHSEGIMAGELKHGPLALVDDSMPVLMIVLRDPVYVKCMNALQQVTSRKGCPVIICEEGDEETKAFSSRHLEIPRTVDCLQGILTVIPMQLLSYHIAVLRGCDVDCPRNLAKSVTVE; encoded by the exons ATGTGCG GAATTTTCGCGTACCTTAATTACTTGACGCCCAAGTCCCGCCTGGAGGTCCTGGATCTGCTGGTCACGGGCTTGAAGCGTCTGGAGTACCGTGGATATGACTCGACAGGCGTTGCCATCGATTCACCGGACAGCAAGAATATTGTGATGGTTAAACGCACGGGCAAGGTTAAGGTTCTGGAGGATGCCATTCTAGAGC ACTTCAGCGGTGGCGAGTACAGTGAGCCGGTGATGACCCACATCGGAATCGCGCACACCCGCTGGGCCACGCACGGCGTGCCTTGTGAGCGAAACTCGCATCCGCACCGGTCAGACGAGGGAAACGGATTCGTCGTGGTCCACAACGGCATCATCACCAACTACAACGACGTGAAGACCTTCCTGGCCAAGCGTGGCTACGAGTTTGAGTCCGACACCGACACGGAGGTGTTCGCCAAGCTGGTGCACCACCTGTGGAAGACGCATCCCACCTACTCGTTCCGTGAGCTGGTCGAGCAGGCTATTCTGCAAGTG GAAGGTGCCTTTGCCATTGCCGTGAAGTCCAAACACTTCCCCGGAGAGTGTGTGGCCTCGCGCAGGAGCTCCCCCCTGCTGGTGGCCATCAAGACAAAGACTCGTCTGGCCACGGATCATATTCCCATTCTATATGGCAAAG ACCCCGACTCCGGCAAGCCCCAAg TGTTGCCGCGCTCAGACAGCACCTCAGAGTTCATGCcgctggaggagaaggaggtggaATATTTCTTTGCCTCGGATGCTTCAGCCGTGATTGAGCACACCAACCGGGTCATCTATCTGGAG GACGACGATGTAGCCGCAGTTCGTGACGGTACATTGAGCATCCATCGTCTAAAGAAGAGCCTGGATGATCCGCACGCACGTGAAATTACCACCTTGAAAATGGAGATTCAGCAGATCATGAAAGGAAACTATGACTACTTCATGCAGAAGGAGATCTTCGAGCAGCCGGACTCAGTGGTCAACACAATGCGAGGTCGCGTCCGCTTCGATGGCAACGCAATTGTGCTGGGTGGCATTAAGGACTACATTCCGGAAATCAAGCGCTGTCGTCGCCTTATGCTGATCGGATGTGGAACATCGTACCACAGTGCAGTGGCCACCCGACAGCTGCTTGAGGAGCTGACCGAGCTTCCTGTCATGGTGGAGCTTGCCTCCGACTTCCTGGACCGCAACACGCCCATTTTCCGCGACGATGTGTGCTTTTTCATCTCGCAGTCCGGCGAGACAGCTGACACTCTGATGGCGCTGCGGTACTGCAAGCAGCGAGGAGCTTTGATCGTCGGCATCACGAACACAGTGGGCAGCAGCATCTGTCGCGAATCACACTGCGGCGTGCACATCAATGCCGGTCCGGAAATCGGCGTGGCCTCGACAAAGGCCTACACCTCGCAGTTCATTTCGCTGGTGATGTTCGCGCTGGTCATGTCCGAGGATCGGCTATCGCTGCAGCAGCGTCGCCTCGAGATCTTGCAAGCGTTATCCAATCTCGCAGACCAGATCCGAGAGGTGCTCAAGCTCGACTCCAAGGTTCAAGAACTGGCCAAGGATCTCTACCAGCACAAGTCCCTGCTGATCATGGGCCGCGGCTACAACTTCGCTACCTGCCTAGAGGGCGCTCTG AAAGTGAAGGAACTTACTTACATGCACAGTGAGGGCATCATGGCCGGAGAGTTGAAGCACGGTCCCCTAGCTCTGGTCGACGACTCCATGCCAGTCCTGATGATCGTGCTGCGCGATCCTGTGTACGTCAAGTGCATGAACGCTTTGCAGCAGGTCACCTCTCGCAAGGGCTGCCCGGTGATCATCTGCGAAGAGGGCGATGAGGAGACAAAGGCCTTTTCTTCCCGCCACTTGGAAATTCCTCGCACTGTCGACTGCCTCCAAGGCATCCTCACCGTCATTCCCATGCAACTGCTCTCATATCACATTGCCGTTCTGCGGGGATGCGACGTCGACTGTCCTAGAAACTTGGCCAAGTCTGTGACGGTGGAATAA